A segment of the Butyrivibrio fibrisolvens genome:
CAAATGATGGAGGTACATCATATGTCGCAGGGTACAGCTCAGATCTGGTCATGGCCAATGTCAGCAAGACACTGAATGTCAGAACCGAACCGAGCGAGAGTGCAGAGAAGGCCGGAGTACTTTATAAGGACTGTGGCGGACGCATTCTGGATCAGAAGGACGGATGGACAAAAATTCAATCAGGTGATCTGGTAGGATGGGCAGACGACGATTATCTTCTTTTTGGAGATGATGCCCAGAAACTTGCTTCTGAAGTTGGAAGTGAGGTCATAACAGTTAATACCGGTGCTCTTTATGTAAGAAGTGAAGCTACTACTTCTTCAGATTCGCTTGGTGTTATTACAAAGGGCGATCAGCTCGACATAATCGAAGATCTTGGAAATGGCTGGATCAGCGTTGAATATGACGATAAAGAAGGCTATGTTCAGGGTAAATACGTAGTTACGGATTTCAGACTTGACGTCGGCGAGACAGTTGCTGCGATCAAGCTTCGTGAAGAGGAAGCCAAGAAGGCTGAGATGACTCGTCAGCGTGAAGCTGTTCAGGCTGATGGTGATGAGGTTAAGCTCCTTGCAGCACTTATCCAGTGCGAAGCAGGTAACCAGCCATATGAAGGCAAGGTCGGCGTTGGCGCTGTTGTTATGAACCGCGTTAAGAGCGCTGCATATCCTAATACAAT
Coding sequences within it:
- a CDS encoding cell wall hydrolase; the encoded protein is MKKNRASVLLTSLLLSALMLTPDLGITAQAGGVGVASVIGASDETEKGELDKAQESAQAISENAEKTNDGGTSYVAGYSSDLVMANVSKTLNVRTEPSESAEKAGVLYKDCGGRILDQKDGWTKIQSGDLVGWADDDYLLFGDDAQKLASEVGSEVITVNTGALYVRSEATTSSDSLGVITKGDQLDIIEDLGNGWISVEYDDKEGYVQGKYVVTDFRLDVGETVAAIKLREEEAKKAEMTRQREAVQADGDEVKLLAALIQCEAGNQPYEGKVGVGAVVMNRVKSAAYPNTIYDVIYASGQFTPALNGKVAEVYNSGKISESCMQAAQAAINGETTVGGATHFKRVGHHDGGYVIQDHVFW